One Thermoanaerobaculia bacterium DNA segment encodes these proteins:
- a CDS encoding cache domain-containing protein: protein MLRLRQLAILSFSIAAGFAAAGAETPPAGKSGARTAAPFSVGGNVALEAFISLADGHLQKTADVLRLLAETEDVRSGDWERIRRPLARAAEVTVPAVLWFARPDGEYWTAPIGRAPGNIARREYFPRLLAGRAVLGDLVVSQSTTRNTAIVAVPVRGGPRESVVGALGASVYLDRLGEIVRGEMGGLEPDLVFFAIDGKPIGALHSDPSMIFTEPMKLGDETMRRAFARILSSDEGTVTYTFRGRSRTMLYRKSRVTGWWYALGVGGRQP, encoded by the coding sequence ATGCTCCGCCTTCGACAACTCGCGATTCTCTCTTTCTCGATCGCCGCCGGCTTCGCCGCGGCCGGGGCGGAAACGCCTCCCGCCGGGAAATCCGGCGCGCGCACGGCGGCGCCGTTCTCGGTCGGCGGCAACGTCGCGCTCGAGGCGTTCATCTCGCTGGCCGATGGACATCTCCAGAAGACCGCCGACGTCCTCCGGCTTCTCGCGGAAACCGAGGACGTGCGATCGGGCGACTGGGAGCGAATTCGCCGGCCGCTCGCCCGCGCGGCGGAAGTGACGGTTCCGGCCGTCCTCTGGTTCGCGCGCCCCGACGGCGAATACTGGACCGCGCCGATCGGACGAGCGCCCGGTAACATCGCCAGGCGCGAGTATTTTCCCCGGCTCCTCGCGGGGCGCGCCGTTCTGGGGGATCTCGTCGTCAGCCAGTCCACGACCCGCAACACGGCGATCGTGGCGGTCCCGGTTCGCGGCGGTCCGCGCGAATCGGTCGTGGGCGCGCTCGGCGCGTCGGTGTACCTCGACCGGCTCGGCGAAATCGTCCGCGGAGAGATGGGAGGGCTCGAGCCCGACCTCGTCTTCTTCGCGATCGACGGGAAGCCGATCGGGGCCCTCCACTCGGATCCTTCGATGATCTTCACCGAACCGATGAAGCTCGGCGACGAAACGATGCGTCGCGCCTTCGCGCGGATCCTCTCGAGCGACGAGGGAACGGTGACGTACACGTTTCGCGGCCGGAGCCGCACGATGCTCTACCGGAAATCCAGGGTCACGGGGTGGTGGTACGCATTGGGAGTCGGCGGACGGCAGCCGTAG
- a CDS encoding DUF6064 family protein: MKLPFTRSQFLDVFAAYNGALWPAALLLWLVATLLAVRMLGRRPPGGRFVAGYLAVLWLWNSVAYHGVFFRKVNPAALGFAILFGVESLLLAGVAVFGRGLRSAAHAPRPLGERRSFAVNWRPAAGAAFLLAAVLYPFAAAAGGGRWPRLPTFGVPCPTVLFTTGVFLRGEAELREILSAAPLVWCVFGGSAAILLGMVPDYSLGLAGAAIVADIVGERRRKRRRRV, encoded by the coding sequence ATGAAACTGCCCTTCACGCGCTCCCAGTTCCTCGACGTCTTCGCGGCCTACAACGGCGCCCTCTGGCCGGCCGCGCTCCTCCTCTGGCTCGTGGCCACGCTCCTCGCGGTTCGGATGCTCGGCCGGCGTCCGCCCGGAGGCCGGTTCGTCGCCGGCTACCTCGCCGTTCTCTGGCTCTGGAATTCGGTCGCCTATCACGGCGTGTTCTTCCGGAAGGTCAATCCGGCCGCGCTCGGCTTCGCGATTCTCTTCGGCGTCGAAAGCCTGCTCCTGGCGGGAGTCGCCGTCTTCGGGAGAGGTCTCCGTTCCGCGGCGCACGCTCCTCGCCCCCTCGGCGAGCGAAGGTCCTTCGCGGTGAATTGGCGTCCCGCGGCGGGAGCCGCGTTCCTCCTGGCCGCGGTCCTCTATCCCTTCGCCGCCGCTGCGGGCGGCGGTCGCTGGCCGCGCCTGCCGACGTTCGGGGTACCGTGCCCCACCGTCCTCTTCACCACGGGCGTCTTTCTTCGCGGAGAAGCGGAGTTGCGGGAGATCCTGTCGGCCGCGCCGCTCGTCTGGTGCGTCTTCGGAGGGTCGGCGGCGATCCTTCTCGGGATGGTCCCCGACTATTCGCTCGGACTCGCCGGGGCGGCGATCGTCGCCGACATCGTCGGAGAGCGCCGCCGGAAGCGGCGTCGCCGCGTCTGA
- a CDS encoding NAD-dependent epimerase/dehydratase family protein, translating into MTPASTRETILVSGGVGVMGSRLVKDLVAAGHRVRALALPGDRWVSRLSGVDAEIAFGDITKPETLAAAFDGVTTVFHLAGVILSNDPSVFARVNTGGTRNMVDAARRAGVRHFVFVSSTSAIDPISEYARSKAEAEAIVRAAEPMAWTIVRPTLVYEREGGEEFLGFLRSLLKYPVVPFVGSGRARKNPVHVDDMGRGLLAIAGNPRSHGKIYNFTGGEEISIRDLARLILRHQGVSKPFLHIPLPICRAAAFLMEKTMKNPPLTRYAITRIEQDASPDNSEARRDLGYDPIGVRDGMERSFPLAGKRDSPA; encoded by the coding sequence ATGACACCGGCCTCGACGCGGGAGACGATCCTCGTTTCGGGGGGCGTCGGAGTGATGGGCTCCCGGCTCGTCAAGGATCTGGTCGCCGCCGGCCACCGCGTCCGGGCCCTCGCGCTTCCGGGCGACCGCTGGGTCTCCCGGCTGTCCGGTGTTGACGCCGAGATCGCCTTCGGCGACATCACGAAGCCGGAAACGCTCGCCGCCGCTTTCGATGGGGTGACGACGGTCTTCCATCTCGCCGGCGTGATCCTCTCGAACGATCCTTCGGTCTTCGCCCGCGTCAACACCGGGGGCACGCGGAACATGGTCGACGCGGCCCGGCGCGCGGGCGTCCGGCATTTCGTGTTCGTCTCGTCGACGTCGGCGATCGACCCGATCTCCGAATACGCCCGTTCGAAGGCGGAGGCCGAGGCGATCGTTCGCGCGGCGGAGCCGATGGCCTGGACGATCGTGCGCCCCACCCTCGTTTACGAGCGCGAAGGAGGCGAGGAGTTCCTCGGGTTCCTGCGATCGCTCCTGAAATATCCCGTCGTCCCTTTCGTCGGGAGCGGCCGCGCGCGGAAGAATCCGGTCCACGTCGACGACATGGGACGGGGGCTCCTCGCGATCGCCGGGAACCCCCGGAGCCACGGCAAGATCTACAACTTCACGGGCGGCGAGGAAATCTCGATACGAGATCTGGCACGGCTGATCCTGCGCCACCAGGGCGTGTCGAAGCCGTTCCTCCACATCCCGCTCCCGATCTGCCGCGCCGCGGCGTTCCTGATGGAAAAGACGATGAAGAACCCGCCGCTCACGCGATACGCGATCACCCGGATCGAGCAGGACGCCTCTCCCGACAACTCGGAGGCGCGCCGCGATCTCGGCTACGACCCGATCGGGGTCCGCGACGGAATGGAACGGAGCTTCCCCCTGGCCGGGAAGCGCGACTCGCCGGCGTGA
- a CDS encoding bifunctional UDP-4-keto-pentose/UDP-xylose synthase: MPKILSLGGGGFIGAHLTERLLEAEHAVTVVDIHSDKIEDLFGQPGLTFLERSVADRSLDLDQAVAGADVVIDLVAHANPGIYVRDPLDVFRLNFQENLRIAEACVREGRRLVQFSSCEVYGKTPAAVLGDRLADPENPAYATFAEDSTDLIMGPVGRHRWIYACAKQLLERVLHAYGLEGRLNYTIIRPFNFIGPKIDYLPGETDGVPRVFSFFMEALLDGKPMQLVDGGRQRRCYTYIRDAVDCVARIVENPGGVCDRQIFNIGSPENETSIRDLAERMRALYERRFALDGQTQPPAVDVPAKDFYGDGYEDSDRRIPDIRKAERLLGWHPRTSLEEMLIPTMEFYVRARRKSAPAVSPALGIPGAGDAASAPDQPVE; this comes from the coding sequence ATGCCAAAGATCCTGAGTCTCGGCGGAGGCGGTTTCATCGGAGCGCACCTGACCGAGCGCCTGCTCGAAGCCGAGCATGCGGTGACCGTCGTCGACATCCATTCCGACAAGATCGAAGATCTCTTCGGCCAGCCTGGCCTGACGTTTCTCGAGCGAAGCGTCGCGGATCGGTCGCTCGATCTCGATCAGGCGGTCGCCGGCGCCGACGTCGTGATCGATCTCGTGGCGCACGCAAATCCCGGCATCTACGTCCGCGATCCCCTCGACGTGTTCCGCCTCAACTTCCAGGAGAATCTGCGGATCGCGGAAGCGTGCGTTCGCGAGGGACGACGCCTGGTCCAGTTCTCCTCCTGCGAGGTCTACGGCAAGACGCCGGCCGCCGTGCTCGGCGACCGGCTCGCCGACCCCGAGAACCCTGCGTACGCCACCTTCGCGGAGGATTCGACCGATCTCATCATGGGCCCCGTCGGGCGTCATCGATGGATCTACGCCTGCGCGAAGCAGCTCCTCGAACGGGTCCTCCACGCCTACGGCCTCGAAGGACGCCTGAATTACACGATCATCCGCCCCTTCAACTTCATCGGACCGAAGATCGATTACCTTCCCGGGGAGACCGACGGCGTGCCCAGGGTGTTCTCGTTCTTCATGGAGGCGCTCCTCGACGGCAAGCCGATGCAGCTCGTCGACGGCGGGCGGCAGAGGCGCTGCTACACCTACATCCGCGACGCGGTCGACTGCGTCGCGCGGATCGTCGAGAACCCGGGCGGCGTGTGCGACCGGCAGATCTTCAACATCGGCTCTCCCGAAAACGAGACTTCGATCCGGGACCTCGCGGAGCGCATGCGGGCCCTCTACGAACGGCGCTTCGCGCTCGACGGGCAGACACAGCCTCCCGCCGTGGACGTCCCCGCGAAGGACTTCTATGGCGACGGTTACGAGGACTCCGACCGGCGCATTCCCGACATCCGGAAGGCCGAGCGCCTGCTCGGGTGGCATCCGCGCACGAGCCTCGAGGAGATGCTGATCCCGACGATGGAGTTCTACGTGCGCGCGCGCCGCAAGTCCGCGCCGGCCGTTTCGCCGGCGCTCGGGATCCCGGGGGCGGGCGACGCCGCTTCCGCGCCGGACCAGCCGGTTGAGTGA
- a CDS encoding glycosyltransferase family 2 protein encodes MSESILVAVPAFNAGRTLERTFARIPGEIAGRAVDFVVVDDGSRDDTFDAARRVQAARPSVTVLRHPVNRGYGGAVKTLLTHALETGAEITVILHADGQYSPESLPELLAPFRAEGADLVQGSRMLGGGAIAGGMPLYKWAANRILTAIENRAFGMRMAEFHSGYMLYSRRTLAAIPFPRLSESFDFDLEMLVCAQTLGLRIVEVPIPTIYADEVSHLKPIAYGLDVLRVVRRHGRGEYAALLAGSNPSIARKAG; translated from the coding sequence TTGAGTGAGTCGATCCTCGTCGCGGTCCCCGCCTTCAACGCGGGGCGGACGCTCGAACGGACGTTCGCGCGGATCCCCGGGGAGATCGCGGGCCGCGCGGTCGACTTCGTCGTGGTCGACGACGGGAGCCGGGACGACACGTTCGACGCGGCGCGGCGAGTGCAGGCGGCGCGCCCCTCGGTCACCGTCCTTCGGCATCCCGTGAACCGCGGGTATGGGGGCGCCGTCAAGACGCTCCTGACGCACGCGCTCGAGACCGGGGCGGAGATCACGGTCATTCTCCACGCCGACGGTCAGTATTCGCCGGAGAGCCTGCCGGAGCTCCTCGCGCCGTTCCGCGCGGAAGGCGCGGATCTCGTGCAGGGATCCCGGATGCTCGGCGGCGGGGCGATCGCCGGCGGCATGCCCCTCTACAAGTGGGCCGCGAACCGGATCCTCACCGCGATCGAGAACCGCGCGTTCGGCATGCGGATGGCGGAGTTCCACAGCGGGTACATGCTCTATTCGCGGAGGACCCTCGCGGCGATACCCTTCCCGCGACTCTCCGAGTCGTTCGATTTCGATCTCGAGATGCTGGTGTGCGCGCAGACCCTGGGGCTCCGCATCGTCGAAGTCCCCATCCCCACGATCTACGCAGACGAAGTTTCGCATCTGAAGCCGATCGCCTACGGGCTCGACGTCCTCCGGGTGGTGCGGCGCCACGGACGCGGCGAATACGCCGCGCTCCTCGCGGGCTCGAATCCCTCGATCGCACGGAAGGCGGGATGA
- a CDS encoding PaaI family thioesterase: MDSEEHFRRLERLYAAAPINRYFEPVLRISDGRAELAIPVKPDFFHAAGAVHGSVYFKALDDAAFFAANSLVFDVFVLTASFNVWFTRPVSEGELRATGTVVHRSTNLIVADSVVLDSKGRQIARGTGSFMRSRIPLTSEIGYA; the protein is encoded by the coding sequence ATGGACAGCGAAGAGCACTTCCGCCGCCTCGAGCGGCTCTATGCGGCCGCACCGATCAACCGCTATTTCGAGCCGGTGCTCCGGATCTCGGACGGCCGAGCGGAGCTCGCCATCCCGGTCAAGCCCGACTTCTTCCACGCCGCCGGGGCGGTACACGGGTCGGTGTATTTCAAGGCGCTCGACGACGCCGCGTTCTTCGCCGCGAACTCGCTCGTCTTCGACGTGTTCGTCCTGACGGCATCCTTCAACGTCTGGTTCACGCGGCCGGTCTCGGAAGGGGAGCTCCGCGCGACGGGGACCGTCGTCCATCGTTCGACGAACCTCATCGTCGCCGACTCCGTCGTGCTCGATTCGAAGGGACGCCAGATCGCCCGCGGCACCGGCTCCTTCATGCGAAGCCGGATCCCTCTCACCTCCGAGATCGGATACGCATAG